One Portunus trituberculatus isolate SZX2019 chromosome 7, ASM1759143v1, whole genome shotgun sequence genomic window carries:
- the LOC123519900 gene encoding tigger transposable element-derived protein 6-like: MVRNYKRKTERGSATPQLMQEAADFVRNKNKSVRESAQLFGVHYSTLQRFIHKTSGNTAKNNTHVGYAKPRQVFTCEQEEELVSYLKTAAAIYFGLSPREVKELAFKCANEAKIEMPDNWRNDKYAGKDWFSGFMKRHGQELSIRQPEATSLSRATSFNKHNVELFFSKLSSLMDKYKFEPQDIWNADESGVTTVQKPRAVVAVKGTKQVGSLTSAERGQLVTFCVAVSAIGGSVPPMLIFPRKNYHDHFIRDGPEGSIGACHPSGWMTQDNFLLFMKHFIKHTKATVEKPILLLLNIHQSHVNYDVITLCKENGVVLLSFPPHCSHKLQPLDRSVYGPFKRYLSSAQNDWLRNNPGKRMTIYDIPSQVKKAFLRASTPINITSGFKVSGISPLNTNIFDDWEFAPSSVTDRPVRQQCEQDAAKAMQDVSEVSKSVDEHWFSSTSASMEPHPSSSTASEPLPSTSTAVGPQPAVASFITDQVETANVGESSLCPEKIMPHPKATPRKKKCNTGRKARKSAILTDTPERNALFAEAIKKKTKRMMSKKRKPPRKGSRSFYTKFDPKNLLKSTTYPAQTTKTGIV, encoded by the coding sequence atGGTTCGGAACTACAAAAGAAAGACTGAACGTGGGTCAGCAACACCCCAACTAATGCAGGAGGCTGCTGATTTTGTtcgaaataagaataaatcagTGAGAGAGTCCGCACAACTGTTTGGTGTCCACTACTCAACCTTACaacgatttattcacaaaacCTCTGGCAACACTGCTAAAAACAATACACATGTAGGATATGCCAAACCAAGACAAGTATTTACAtgtgagcaggaagaagaattaGTATCCTATctgaaaacagcagcagcaatttaTTTTGGTCTTTCTCCGAGAGAAGTCAAGGAACTGGCTTTCAAATGCGCCAATGAAGCAAAGATAGAAATGCCTGATAATTGGCGCAATGATAAATATGCTGGAAAAGACTGGTTTTCAGGTTTCATGAAGCGACATGGACAAGAACTCTCAATTAGACAACCTGAAGCGACAAGTTTGTCCAGAGCTACAAGTTTCAACAAGCATAATGTAGAGTTATTTTTCTCCAAGCTTTCTTCTCTCATGGATAAGTATAAATTTGAACCTCAAGACATATGGAATGCTGATGAAAGTGGAGTGACAACTGTTCAGAAACCTCGTGCAGTGGTAGCAGTTAAGGGCACAAAGCAAGTTGGCTCTCTTACCTCAGCTGAGAGAGGACAACTTGTTACATTTTGTGTTGCTGTCAGTGCCATTGGAGGGTCTGTTCCTCCCATGTTGATATTTCCACGGAAAAACTACCATGATCATTTCATAAGGGATGGCCCAGAAGGATCAATTGGAGCCTGTCACCCTTCTGGATGGATGACACAGGATAACTTCTTACTGTTTATGAAGCATTTCATTAAGCATACAAAAGCAACTGTCGAGAAACCTATCTTGTTGTTGCTAAATATTCACCAATCTCATGTTAACTATGATGTTATCACATTATGCAAGGAAAATGGAGTGGTTTTGCTGTCATTTCCTCCACACTGCTCCCACAAGTTGCAGCCCTTAGATAGGTCTGTTTATGGACCTTTCAAGCGTTACCTGAGTTCAGCTCAGAATGACTGGTTACGGAATAATCCTGGAAAAAGAATGACCATTTACGACATTCCTTCTCAAGTAAAAAAAGCTTTTCTGAGAGCTTCAACTCCCATTAACATCACGAGTGGCTTTAAAGTCAGCGGCATCAGTCCTTTGAATACAAATATCTTTGATGACTGGGAGTTTGCTCCCTCTTCAGTAACGGATCGCCCAGTGAGGCAGCAATGTGAACAGGATGCGGCCAAAGCAATGCAAGATGTCTCAGAGGTTTCAAAATCGGTAGATGAACATtggttttcttccacttctgcaTCAATGGAaccccatccttcctcttctacagCCAGTGAaccccttccttccacttcaacTGCAGTAGGACCACAACCAGCAGTAGCTTCTTTCATTACTGATCAAGTTGAAACTGCAAATGTTGGTGAGTCTTCCCTTTGCCCAGAAAAAATCATGCCACATCCAAAAGCAACACCtcggaaaaagaaatgtaatacaGGCAGAAAAGCACGTAAAAGTGCCATATTAACAGACACACCTGAAAGAAATGCTCTGTTTGCTGAagccattaagaaaaaaacaaaaagaatgatgtcaaagaaaagaaagccaccaagaaaaggaagcaggagTTTTTACACAAAGTTCGATCCAAAAAACCTGTTGAAAAGTACGACATATCCAGCTCAGACGACGAAGACTGGTATTGTCTGA